A region from the Serinibacter arcticus genome encodes:
- the groES gene encoding co-chaperone GroES → MSVSIKPLEDRIVIQTLEAEQTTSFGLVLPDSAKEKPQEGKVVSVGPGRVDDSGNRIPVDVAEGDVVIYSKYGGTEVKYAGQDYLILSARDVLAIVTK, encoded by the coding sequence GTGTCGGTCTCCATCAAGCCGCTCGAGGACCGGATCGTCATTCAGACGCTCGAGGCCGAGCAGACCACGTCCTTCGGCCTGGTTCTCCCGGACAGCGCCAAGGAGAAGCCCCAGGAGGGCAAGGTCGTCTCCGTCGGCCCCGGCCGGGTCGACGACTCGGGCAACCGGATCCCGGTCGACGTCGCCGAGGGCGACGTCGTCATCTACAGCAAGTACGGCGGCACCGAGGTGAAGTACGCCGGCCAGGACTACCTGATCCTGTCGGCCCGCGACGTGCTCGCGATCGTCACCAAGTAG
- a CDS encoding class I SAM-dependent methyltransferase, which produces MEPASIEPLVDPAGWALLAQLPPYDPAQALALGTALRDTGLDADLVAAALTQSRLRARAVAKFGDLAQDMLFTPEGLEQATRLTVAARHAHRFRTAGATHVADLGCGIGADSMALAGLGMRVLAVERDPATAMVASINLRQLPEARVVTGDAFDADLTGIDGVWADPARRTTSGRRLHELADYSPAVDRLLELRTRIPRVGLKLGPGLAHRDIPSDAHAQWLSVGGDVVEANLWFGDLAPEGAGRSALVIDGAGTGTTLAEAGNPADAVEQADAGPLGSYLYEPDGAVIRAGLVARVARDLGGHLIDPTIAYVTTPTLAATPFATAFRVLDHMPFSLKRLKTYLRERGVGVLEIKKRGSALDPARLRTQLALRGDASATIVLTRIAGAPRVLVVERPAPTGPTTPDPPSPAVPSEES; this is translated from the coding sequence GTGGAACCCGCCAGCATCGAGCCCCTCGTCGACCCCGCCGGGTGGGCGCTGCTGGCCCAGCTCCCCCCGTACGACCCCGCGCAGGCCCTCGCCCTCGGCACCGCGCTGCGCGACACCGGGCTCGACGCGGACCTCGTCGCGGCCGCCCTGACCCAGTCGCGGCTCCGGGCGAGGGCGGTCGCCAAGTTCGGGGACCTCGCCCAGGACATGCTGTTCACGCCCGAGGGGCTCGAGCAGGCGACCCGCCTCACGGTCGCGGCCCGGCACGCCCACCGCTTCCGCACCGCCGGCGCCACGCACGTCGCCGACCTCGGCTGCGGCATCGGCGCCGACTCGATGGCGCTGGCCGGGCTCGGGATGCGGGTGCTCGCCGTCGAACGCGATCCCGCGACGGCGATGGTCGCCTCGATCAACCTCCGCCAGCTCCCCGAGGCGCGCGTCGTGACCGGGGACGCGTTCGACGCCGACCTCACCGGGATCGACGGCGTCTGGGCCGACCCCGCCCGCCGCACCACCTCCGGGCGCCGCCTGCACGAGCTCGCGGACTACTCCCCCGCCGTCGACCGGCTCCTGGAGCTGCGCACCCGGATCCCGCGCGTCGGGCTCAAGCTCGGCCCGGGCCTGGCCCACCGCGACATCCCGTCCGACGCGCACGCCCAGTGGCTCAGCGTCGGCGGCGACGTGGTCGAGGCGAACCTCTGGTTCGGGGACCTCGCCCCCGAGGGCGCGGGGCGGTCGGCGCTCGTGATCGACGGCGCGGGCACCGGCACGACGCTCGCCGAGGCCGGGAACCCGGCCGACGCCGTCGAGCAGGCCGACGCGGGACCGCTCGGGTCCTACCTGTACGAGCCCGACGGCGCCGTCATCCGCGCCGGCCTGGTGGCCCGGGTGGCACGCGACCTCGGCGGCCACCTGATCGACCCGACGATCGCCTACGTCACGACGCCGACGCTCGCCGCGACGCCGTTCGCCACGGCGTTCCGGGTGCTCGACCACATGCCCTTCTCCCTCAAGCGCCTCAAGACCTACCTGCGCGAGCGCGGGGTCGGCGTCCTGGAGATCAAGAAGCGCGGCTCGGCGCTCGACCCGGCGCGTCTGCGCACCCAGCTGGCCCTGCGGGGCGACGCCTCTGCCACGATCGTGCTCACGAGGATCGCGGGCGCCCCGCGCGTGCTCGTCGTCGAGCGCCCGGCACCGACCGGGCCGACGACGCCCGATCCCCCCAGCCCCGCCGTCCCGTCCGAGGAGTCCTGA
- the guaB gene encoding IMP dehydrogenase, translating into MTYDDVLLLPGETDVIPSEADTTSRLTREISVRIPLVSAAMDTVTESRMAIAMARQGGVGILHRNLPIADQANQVNLVKRSESGMITDPVTVGPEATLEELDILCGRYRVSGLPVVEEDGSLVGIITNRDLRFVPRENFATSRVREVMTKQPLITAPVGIAREDAAALLAKHRIEKLPLVDADGRLGGLITVKDFVKVEQYPTATKDGEGRLVVGAAVGFFGDAWERATALVEAGADVLVVDTANGHARLMLDMVRRLKSDPATRGVQIIGGNIATYAGARALVEAGVDAVKVGVGPGSICTTRVVAGVGVPQVTAIYEAYRACRDAGVPVIGDGGLQYSGDIAKALVAGADTVMLGGLLAGTDESPGDLVLVNGKQYKRYRGMASLGAMQSRGDRRSFSKDRYFQGDVSDDDVITEGIEGQVPYRGPLAAVAHQLVGGLHQSMFYVGARTVPELQQRGKFVRITPAGLKESHPHDVQMVADSPNYSRR; encoded by the coding sequence CTGACCTACGACGACGTGCTCCTGCTCCCCGGGGAGACGGACGTCATCCCGAGCGAGGCGGACACCACCTCGCGCCTGACCAGGGAGATCTCCGTCCGGATCCCCCTCGTCTCCGCGGCGATGGACACCGTGACCGAGTCGCGGATGGCGATCGCCATGGCCCGTCAGGGTGGCGTCGGCATCCTGCACCGCAACCTCCCGATCGCGGACCAGGCGAACCAGGTCAACCTGGTCAAGCGCTCCGAGTCCGGCATGATCACCGACCCCGTGACGGTGGGCCCGGAGGCCACGCTCGAGGAGCTCGACATCCTCTGCGGTCGGTACCGCGTGTCTGGCCTCCCCGTCGTCGAGGAGGATGGGTCCCTGGTCGGCATCATCACCAACCGCGACCTCCGCTTCGTCCCGCGCGAGAACTTCGCGACGTCGCGCGTGCGCGAGGTCATGACGAAGCAGCCGCTCATCACGGCCCCCGTCGGGATCGCCCGCGAGGACGCCGCCGCGCTGCTGGCCAAGCACCGCATCGAGAAGCTCCCGCTGGTCGACGCCGACGGTCGCCTCGGCGGCCTCATCACGGTCAAGGACTTCGTCAAGGTGGAGCAGTACCCGACGGCGACGAAGGACGGCGAGGGTCGCCTCGTCGTCGGCGCCGCCGTCGGCTTCTTCGGTGACGCGTGGGAGCGTGCGACGGCGCTGGTCGAGGCCGGCGCCGACGTGCTGGTCGTGGACACGGCCAACGGCCACGCGCGCCTCATGCTCGACATGGTCCGCCGCCTCAAGTCCGACCCCGCCACCCGCGGCGTCCAGATCATCGGTGGCAACATCGCCACCTACGCGGGCGCCAGGGCGCTCGTCGAGGCCGGCGTCGACGCCGTCAAGGTCGGCGTGGGCCCCGGCTCGATCTGCACCACCCGCGTGGTCGCCGGCGTCGGCGTCCCGCAGGTCACGGCGATCTACGAGGCCTACCGCGCGTGCCGCGACGCGGGCGTGCCGGTGATCGGCGACGGCGGGCTGCAGTACTCCGGCGACATCGCCAAGGCGCTGGTCGCCGGGGCCGACACCGTGATGCTCGGTGGCCTGCTCGCCGGGACCGACGAGAGCCCGGGCGACCTCGTGCTCGTCAACGGCAAGCAGTACAAGCGCTACCGCGGCATGGCCTCGCTCGGCGCGATGCAGTCGCGCGGCGACCGCCGCAGCTTCTCCAAGGACCGCTACTTCCAGGGCGACGTCTCCGACGACGACGTCATCACCGAGGGCATCGAGGGCCAGGTCCCGTACCGCGGCCCGCTCGCGGCGGTGGCGCACCAGCTCGTCGGCGGCCTGCACCAGTCGATGTTCTACGTCGGCGCGCGCACGGTGCCCGAGCTCCAGCAGCGCGGCAAGTTCGTCCGCATCACGCCGGCGGGGCTCAAGGAGTCCCACCCGCACGACGTGCAGATGGTGGCGGACTCGCCGAACTACTCGCGTCGCTGA
- a CDS encoding GntR family transcriptional regulator, whose translation MTASIRLDPGSAVAPYEQIRSQYAAAIDVGALTPGTRLPTVRRLAEDLGLAVNTVARAYRELEAEGLVETRGRAGTVVASPSTDAARAEIAAHAATYLAHARRLGVTLDEAVTALREATRP comes from the coding sequence GTGACCGCCTCGATTCGGCTCGACCCGGGTTCCGCCGTCGCCCCTTACGAGCAGATCCGGAGCCAGTACGCCGCGGCGATCGACGTCGGTGCGCTCACCCCCGGCACCCGGCTGCCGACGGTCCGCCGCCTGGCCGAGGACCTGGGCCTCGCCGTCAACACCGTCGCCCGCGCCTACCGCGAGCTCGAGGCCGAGGGGCTGGTGGAGACGCGGGGGCGCGCCGGGACCGTCGTCGCGTCGCCGTCGACCGACGCCGCGCGGGCGGAGATCGCCGCCCACGCCGCCACCTACCTCGCGCACGCCCGTCGACTCGGCGTCACGCTCGACGAGGCGGTCACCGCGCTCCGCGAGGCCACCCGTCCCTGA
- a CDS encoding MerR family transcriptional regulator yields the protein MHVGGSGCHTRAQRDHSVQLGGALSSSDDATTPVQETDGHLTVAAVAARLGVAASTLRTWDRRYGLGPTQRQAGSHRRYSPDDLARLETMRALTQRGVALADAARMAIRSAPAADAVGEDLDPLTLAAAAVDSGHERLVRALRASVVKVGLIETYSGRLVPALALLAETPRSDVPGHDPEAALAAAFLGVVRERTAAPLAPSTRPDLVLVAAPRESVVAAHVLAGSLHELGLRARVVRDDPEEAERHGRCRDGVALVIELHLDQDRLEPVPRHGTTFHGLLLVGPHAPEVPLAHRVRTLAAALPEAADMVAERLAEA from the coding sequence ATGCACGTCGGGGGATCGGGGTGTCACACTCGGGCGCAGCGTGATCACTCGGTTCAGCTTGGGGGAGCTTTGAGCAGTTCGGACGATGCCACGACACCGGTCCAGGAGACGGACGGCCACCTGACCGTTGCGGCCGTCGCTGCCAGGTTGGGGGTGGCCGCGTCGACCCTACGCACCTGGGACCGCCGCTACGGACTCGGCCCCACGCAGCGCCAGGCGGGAAGCCATCGGCGCTACTCGCCCGACGACCTCGCGCGGCTGGAGACCATGAGGGCGCTGACGCAGCGCGGTGTTGCCCTGGCCGACGCCGCCCGGATGGCGATCCGTTCGGCCCCGGCCGCCGACGCCGTCGGTGAGGACCTCGACCCGCTCACCCTGGCTGCGGCCGCCGTCGACTCCGGGCACGAGCGCCTCGTGCGCGCCCTGCGGGCGTCGGTGGTCAAGGTCGGCCTCATCGAGACCTACAGCGGTCGGCTCGTCCCGGCGCTCGCGCTGCTCGCCGAGACACCGCGCTCCGACGTCCCCGGTCACGACCCGGAGGCGGCGCTCGCGGCGGCGTTCCTCGGCGTGGTCCGCGAGCGGACCGCCGCGCCCCTCGCCCCGTCGACTCGCCCCGACCTCGTCCTGGTCGCCGCCCCGCGGGAGAGCGTCGTCGCCGCGCACGTCCTCGCCGGGTCGCTCCACGAGCTCGGGCTCCGCGCCCGCGTCGTGCGCGACGACCCCGAGGAGGCGGAGCGGCACGGGCGCTGCCGCGACGGCGTCGCCCTCGTCATCGAGCTGCACCTCGACCAGGACCGGCTCGAGCCCGTCCCGCGCCACGGCACCACGTTCCACGGGCTGCTGCTCGTCGGCCCGCACGCGCCCGAGGTGCCGCTGGCGCACCGCGTGCGCACGCTCGCGGCGGCGTTGCCCGAGGCCGCCGACATGGTCGCGGAGCGACTCGCGGAGGCCTGA
- a CDS encoding WhiB family transcriptional regulator, producing the protein MAELSRLPGPVMDHWEWQYKGACREVEPATFFHPEGERGSARRRRDEAAKAVCGACPVLQQCRDHALAVKEPYGVWGGLSEDERSAILNPALRRAG; encoded by the coding sequence ATGGCCGAGCTTTCACGACTTCCCGGGCCGGTCATGGATCACTGGGAGTGGCAGTACAAGGGCGCGTGCCGCGAGGTCGAGCCCGCCACGTTCTTCCACCCCGAGGGCGAGCGCGGTTCCGCCCGCCGTCGTCGCGACGAGGCCGCCAAGGCCGTCTGCGGCGCCTGCCCCGTGCTGCAGCAGTGCCGCGACCACGCGCTCGCGGTGAAGGAGCCCTACGGCGTCTGGGGCGGCCTCTCCGAGGACGAGCGCAGCGCCATCCTCAACCCCGCGCTGCGCCGCGCCGGCTGA